CTCGACGCGCAGGCGACACGGATTCGCGTGGAGGTCGAGGGCGGTGGGCGGAAGCTCATCCGCATCGTCGACAATGGCCACGGCATGGGCAAGGATGACGCGTTGCTAGCCTTCGAGCGCCACGCTACTTCGAAGCTGCGGACTTCGGACGATTTGCTCTCGATTGCGACGCTTGGTTTTCGCGGCGAGGCTTTGCCCAGCATTGCGAGCGTCTCGCGGCTGCTGCTGGAGACGCGGCTGGCGGAGGAGGCTTCCGGAACGCTGGTCGATATTGCCGGTGGCAAGATCATCCGCGTTGACGATGCGGGCCTGCCTGTGGGGACGACGATCGCTATCCGCGATCTCTTCTTCAATACACCTGCGCGGCGCAAGTTTCTGAAGGCTGAGCAGACGGAGCTGGCGCACATTGCTGCCCTGGTGACGCACTACGCGCTTGCGCATCCGGAGAAGCACTTTGAGCTGCACAGCGCGACGCAGGCCTTGCTGATTGCGCCGTCGGTTGCTACTGCTGCCGACCGGCTGTTTCAGATATTCGGAAAAGATGCGGCGAATGCGATGATCTCTGTTACGGCGGAGATGGACTTCACGCGCGCTGGTGTGCCGGAGCCTCCGCCGTGGAAGCGTGACGAGGATTACACGCCACCTGATCCGGGATATCTGCGGATTACCGGATTTGTCTCGAAGCCAGAGTTGCAGAAGCTCAATCGCAACTCGATCTATATCTTTGTGAATCGGCGACTGGTGCGCGACAAGCTGATTCTGCACGCGCTGACGGAGGCGTACCGCAATATCATTCCGCCGACTTCGTTTCCTGTGGTGCTGCTGTTTCTGGAGATGCCCGCGCAGGAGGTGGATGTGAATGTGCATCCGGCCAAGACCGAGGTACGGTTTCGCCAGTCCACCTTTGTGCATGACTTTGTGCGCGATACGGTGCGCGCCACGTTGATGGAGGCGCGACCCGTGGCCAGCTTCGCGACGGCGCTGCACAATTCACCGCATGCCAGCGCTTCGCTGATGCTCGATGTGAGTCCGCTGCCTGGCGGGCCTGAGCCGCCAGTCTTTGATCCGAACCTGCCTCAGCAGGCGTTCGCGGCTGAGGATGGGGATAGCTTCGATCTTGCCGCTTCGATTGTCCCTGAATCACCGGGACGCATTGCGTTTCCTGAGACGCAGATTCCTGTTGGGTATGATGCGGCTCCGTCTCCGGATGAAGGTGAGACGCTGAATGCGCTGGCGACGCTCAAGCCGCTGGGTCAACTTCGCGATTCGTTCATTCTTGCGGTGAACGATGAGGGGCTTTGGATTGTGGATCAGCATGTTGCGCATGAGCGTGTGCTCTTTGAAAAGATTCTCCGTGAGCGCGAGGTGGAGAAAGTGCAGCGTCAGCGGCTGTTGATGCCCGTGCTGGTCGATCTGCTGCCCGCGCAGATGATCTCGTTTGCGCGGCTGGCCGATGAGCTGGAGCGCAATGGCTTCGAGGCTGAGCCGTTCGGACCGCACACGATCGCGATCAAGGCTGCTCCGGTGGGGCTTGAAGGGCGCGAGATGGAGCGGATGCTGGAGGAGGTGCTCGGCGTGCCGGACCGTGAGCAGCAGGCGGAGAACGCAGAGGCGCGCCGCCATCGCATCGCCGCCAGCATTGCGTGTCATGCAGCGATCAAGATCAATACGCCGCTGGAACCGACCAAGGTCGATTGGCTGCTGCGAGAGCTGGCGAAGACGGAGCATCCGACCAGTTGTCCGCACGGTCGTCCGATTGCTTTGCGTTATTCGCATAAAGATATTCAGCGTGCTTTTCATCGCATTTGACGGGACTGCGCTGTGCCTGGCTCTCTCTCACCTTAGTTGCTGGTATCCTTGAAGCAGGACATCGAGCGCGTATGACGTGTCGCGCATCCTTCGAATGAAGTCCAGAGATTGAACGCTCTCAGGCCCAGGCGTGAGAGGGCTGTTGTGTGCGGACGCACCTCCAGCAGGAAGGCAACACCTTGAGTAACCCGAGCACTCCCACGGCCAGCCAACTGGTCTCTACGCGCCTTGCGCACTGGCACCAGGATGCGAAGCCCATCCTGACGATCAATATGCTGCGCGACTGGCTGCATGCATCCGGCCTGGTGCTGTTTACGCCACGGACGACGCAATTACCTGCGCCTGCGCCATCTTTAGTCGAGGCTACGCTGGGCTCTGCGCAGGCCACACCTACGTCGGGGGATATGGAGCATGCACGGAGCCTGCTGGTGCGTCTGATCGCCGATGGCGCAGCAGTGCCGTTGAATTTGCTGGGCAGCCATACGGGTGCGGGTACGGATACGCCTGACTTTGTCGTTTCAGCCGCTGCGTTCCCGTACATTTTCACGCTGCGCGGAGACAAGATGTGGAAGCAGCCTCCTGCGATCAGCGGGGCAACTAAGGTCTCACCGCTGGCGCTGGCGACGTATAACCTGCTTGCGGAAAAGATCTCTCTGACCAGTTACGATCTCACGACGCTGCTCGGCAAAGAAGTGACCGAGGCGGCTGTTTTGCGCGCGTTGACGGAGCTTTGGCAGCATCTGCGTGTGCTGCCTATTCTGCAGCCCGATGGTGCGCCGACGCAGTGGGAGCTTGCGACGACACGCTTTACGAAACAGATCAAGGCGGGAGTCAATGCGGGGCAGCCTACGGCGCTCTCTGCGTTGATTACGCTCTACCTCGGCCAGGCACTTGCTGCGACCGAAGACGAGATTGAGGTATTTCTTTCGCCGCTGGCTGCGCGCTCGCGTATTCGCGAAGTTGTTCATGCGCTGGTTGCAGCACGTCAGCTTGAGACGCTGGTGATTGAAGGCCGCACGCTGCTGCATGTAACAGGAGAGACACCGCAGTTCATCGCAGCGGAGATTCCAGCCGTTGAGCCTGTCGAGATGATCGCTGTGGCAGCGGAAGCGGCGGGAGATTCGGCCGAGGCAGGCGAGCGCATCTCGAAGTTTGTTCCGAAACCACGGAAGACTGGGACAGGATTTGTAGCGAGGCCGCGGCCAGCGCAGACTGCGAGACCTGAGGAGCGCGAGCGCCGTCCATTCCGCCGCGATGCGTCGAACTTCACGAAGCCGTGGGAGGAAGAGAAGCGGCGTCCGAAGCGTGAGGAAGATGTTCGCCGCCCGAAGTCGTATTACAAGATGCTGGATGAGCAGGCAGAGACCGGTGATGCGGCGCAGCCTGCGTCGCGCGAGGGTTTCAAGCGCGAGCAGCGTGAGTTTAAAGGAGAAGAGAAGCGTCCGCGCTTTGACCGTAAGCCATCGTTTGGTCGTAAGCCGGCGTATGGAGATCGGTCATCGGCCAGCGGAAAGCCATCGTTTGATCGTAGGCCGAAATTTGCAGACAGGCCGCCACGTGAGGGTAAGCCTTCGTTTGGCCGCAAGCCGCCATTTGCGGGCAAACCGTCGCGTGAAGATAGGCCGTCATTTGATCGCAAGCCAAAATTCGCAGACAGGCCGCCGCGAGAGGGTAAGCCGTCATTTGGTCGCAAGCCGAAGTTTGAAGATCGGCCGCCGCGTGAGGGTAAAGGTTCGTTTGGCCGCAAGCCGCCATTTGCGGGCAAACCGTCGCGTGAAGGTAAGCCGTCATTTGATCGCAAGCCAAAATTTGCAGGCAGATCGTCGCGTGAAGACAGGCCTTCGTTTGATCGCAAGCCGCGGCAGGATGGCAGCCGTCCTACCCCGCGACGGGATTTTTCGCGAACCGAGGGTTTCCGGCGTGAGGAGCAGGGCGAGCGCTCAGAGCAGCCACGCTTCCGCAAGTTCGATGCGCCGCGTAAGCCGCGACCTTTCTCATTGAAGCCACGGAGCAGCGAAGGCTCAGATGTTGGACAGCGCGAAGAAAAGCGCAGAGACTTCAAGCCCAGAAAGTTTGAAGGCAAGCCATTCGAGGGTGGCCGCGATAAGGCGAAAGGCTTTGGCAAACCATTTGAGGATCGCGCGGGTAAGCCGAAGAAGTTCGGTGGCAAGAAGCCCTTCGGCAAGACATCAGGACCTCGTACGGGTAAGCCTGGGTCATCGGCTCCATTCTTCAAGGGAAAACCTAGGGGTGGGAAAAAGCCCTTTGGTAAACGGCCGCCTGAGCGTAAATTCAAACCGGGGAAAGGTGAGTCTGCCGAATGAGCGAGCCGAGCACGATAGACAGTTCCAGGCAGAGACGCCAACGGCCTGTCATCGCCATTGACGGCCCGGCGGGCGCGGGCAAAAGTACTCTGGCTGCACATCTTGCGCGGCGGTTCGACTTTCTTAACCTTGAAACTGGGGCCATGTATAGGGCGCTTGCGCTCAAAGCCATCGAAAACGATCTTTCCTTTGATGAAGAGGCGCCTCTGCTTGCGTTGGCCGAGGGGACTACGATCACGCTGGAGCCGCAGCTTGAAGGTAATCGCGTTCTGCTGGATGGAGCCGATGTCTCGCGGCGTGTACGCGAAGCCGATGTTACTGCTGCTGCCTCGAAAGTCTCTGTCCATCCGCAAGTTCGCGCGTGGATGGTGCGTCAGCAGCGCACCCTGGGGGCAGCGGGGGGCGTGGTGATGGAAGGCCGAGATATCGGAACGGCGGTTTTTCCCGATGCTGAGGTGAAGATCTTTCTTGATGCTGCACCTGAAGTTCGCGGCAACCGGCGCTATCGCCAGACATTCGCCAATCCATCCAATGGGAACTCAGAGCGAACGGCTAGCCCTGCACTTACTGCAGAGCAACGCCAGGCGCAAGAGGCCATCCTGCGTGAGCTGAAGGAGCGGGACTATCGCGACCGTCACCGGGCCCAATCGCCGCTTCAACCGGCGACTGACGCCGTGATCCTTGATTCGACTGCGATGACGCTTGATGAGGTTCTGGGACGGGCGGAAGAGATCGTTCGCTCACACCTGCCGCCTTTGTCATAACTGCCGCGAAATCAAAGTATCCAGCGCTCAAGTGAATTCACAAATGAAGAACACCGC
This is a stretch of genomic DNA from Edaphobacter acidisoli. It encodes these proteins:
- the cmk gene encoding (d)CMP kinase → MSEPSTIDSSRQRRQRPVIAIDGPAGAGKSTLAAHLARRFDFLNLETGAMYRALALKAIENDLSFDEEAPLLALAEGTTITLEPQLEGNRVLLDGADVSRRVREADVTAAASKVSVHPQVRAWMVRQQRTLGAAGGVVMEGRDIGTAVFPDAEVKIFLDAAPEVRGNRRYRQTFANPSNGNSERTASPALTAEQRQAQEAILRELKERDYRDRHRAQSPLQPATDAVILDSTAMTLDEVLGRAEEIVRSHLPPLS
- the mutL gene encoding DNA mismatch repair endonuclease MutL — its product is MGRIRVLSDVVANQIAAGEVVERPASVVKELLENSLDAQATRIRVEVEGGGRKLIRIVDNGHGMGKDDALLAFERHATSKLRTSDDLLSIATLGFRGEALPSIASVSRLLLETRLAEEASGTLVDIAGGKIIRVDDAGLPVGTTIAIRDLFFNTPARRKFLKAEQTELAHIAALVTHYALAHPEKHFELHSATQALLIAPSVATAADRLFQIFGKDAANAMISVTAEMDFTRAGVPEPPPWKRDEDYTPPDPGYLRITGFVSKPELQKLNRNSIYIFVNRRLVRDKLILHALTEAYRNIIPPTSFPVVLLFLEMPAQEVDVNVHPAKTEVRFRQSTFVHDFVRDTVRATLMEARPVASFATALHNSPHASASLMLDVSPLPGGPEPPVFDPNLPQQAFAAEDGDSFDLAASIVPESPGRIAFPETQIPVGYDAAPSPDEGETLNALATLKPLGQLRDSFILAVNDEGLWIVDQHVAHERVLFEKILREREVEKVQRQRLLMPVLVDLLPAQMISFARLADELERNGFEAEPFGPHTIAIKAAPVGLEGREMERMLEEVLGVPDREQQAENAEARRHRIAASIACHAAIKINTPLEPTKVDWLLRELAKTEHPTSCPHGRPIALRYSHKDIQRAFHRI